The Caulifigura coniformis genome includes a region encoding these proteins:
- the tatC gene encoding twin-arginine translocase subunit TatC, with product MATRSKDLFDDSVMTFGEHLEALRTHLWKALLGLGIAMGLCLWKGDIVVRIVQRPLEAALKKYGNETKLLDDLNSDKPMWQALWETLNQDPESINRTPGEKLVPSDSLTVELPAAELHSALATATGKPLDPLPEADQAKPVALTFKSPFFSELRGLISQSEKPVTLKVEEGFMTYLKLSGVAGLLLASPWIFYQVWMFVAAGLYAHERKYVYVFGGMSLALFLLGVVFCYYLVFPFVLRFLISFNTSLGLTLQPRLSEWVTFAIILPLMFGISFQLPLVMLFLERLQIFDTKVYMQNWRFAVLAISFISMILTPADPISMLLMMAPLIGLYFFGVLLCRYASSSAEPAAAT from the coding sequence ATGGCCACCCGATCCAAAGACCTCTTCGACGATTCCGTGATGACCTTCGGCGAGCACCTCGAGGCTCTCCGGACCCACTTGTGGAAAGCGCTGCTCGGCCTGGGCATCGCGATGGGCCTCTGCCTCTGGAAGGGCGACATCGTCGTCCGCATCGTCCAGCGCCCTCTCGAAGCCGCTCTCAAGAAGTACGGCAACGAGACCAAGCTGCTGGACGACCTCAACTCCGACAAGCCGATGTGGCAGGCGCTCTGGGAAACGCTCAACCAGGACCCCGAATCGATCAACAGGACGCCCGGCGAGAAGCTGGTCCCGTCCGACTCGCTGACCGTTGAGCTGCCCGCGGCCGAACTGCACTCCGCCCTCGCAACCGCCACCGGGAAACCGCTCGATCCGCTTCCGGAGGCCGATCAGGCGAAGCCAGTCGCCCTCACCTTCAAGAGCCCGTTCTTTTCCGAACTCCGTGGATTGATCTCGCAGTCGGAAAAGCCGGTGACGCTGAAGGTCGAAGAGGGCTTCATGACCTACCTGAAGCTCTCCGGAGTGGCCGGTCTCCTGCTGGCGAGTCCCTGGATCTTCTATCAGGTCTGGATGTTCGTGGCCGCCGGCCTGTACGCCCACGAGCGGAAGTATGTCTATGTGTTCGGCGGGATGAGCCTTGCTCTGTTCCTGCTCGGCGTCGTGTTCTGCTACTACCTCGTGTTTCCGTTCGTGCTCCGCTTCCTGATCAGCTTCAACACGAGCCTCGGCCTGACCCTTCAGCCGCGGCTTTCGGAGTGGGTCACCTTCGCAATTATCCTCCCGCTGATGTTCGGAATCAGTTTCCAGCTCCCGCTGGTCATGCTGTTCCTCGAGCGGCTGCAGATTTTCGACACGAAGGTCTACATGCAGAACTGGCGATTCGCCGTGCTGGCGATCTCGTTCATCTCGATGATCCTGACGCCCGCCGATCCGATCAGCATGCTCCTGATGATGGCCCCGCTCATCGGGCTCTATTTCTTCGGCGTCCTGCTCTGCAGATACGCGTCATCCAGCGCCGAGCCCGCCGCCGCGACGTAA
- a CDS encoding DUF1559 domain-containing protein: MAVLKARRGFTLIELLVVIAIIAILIALLLPAVQQAREAARRTQCKNNLKQIGLALHNYESTYGCFPLGYIDIVPGGAANLDGGWAWDAFLLPYIDQAPLYNTLDFNQHPYGSVSTPANRQAMTVIQPGFRCPSDNGPSTRNDNSGNAQGNGVANHALSNYMGCLGAFDGDVCVTSTTPVSSPARNNGLLTPNRCQRIRDVIDGTSNTIAIAEAMYIANQVDVNGDNIGSERQYQYGNITTAGGPNCDQIGYNSNGGFNHLRSTRKKINGPYLQAASLHRAFHSRHVGGAQFALCDGSVRFISENVDHSGTSIGNNQQFLNGPYGTYQRLGAIADGQPVGEF; this comes from the coding sequence ATGGCTGTTCTGAAGGCGCGTCGTGGCTTTACGCTGATTGAGCTGCTTGTCGTCATTGCGATTATCGCGATTCTGATTGCCCTCCTGCTTCCCGCGGTGCAGCAGGCCCGCGAGGCCGCCCGCAGGACTCAATGCAAAAACAACCTGAAGCAGATCGGGCTCGCGCTGCACAACTATGAAAGCACCTATGGGTGCTTTCCGCTCGGTTACATCGACATCGTGCCGGGGGGCGCGGCCAACCTGGATGGCGGCTGGGCATGGGATGCCTTCCTGCTGCCGTACATCGACCAGGCTCCGCTCTACAACACGCTCGACTTCAATCAACACCCGTATGGCTCGGTGTCGACGCCTGCAAACCGGCAGGCGATGACCGTGATTCAGCCTGGCTTTCGTTGTCCTTCCGATAACGGGCCTTCGACGCGGAACGACAATTCGGGCAACGCTCAGGGGAACGGCGTCGCGAATCACGCCCTCTCGAACTACATGGGCTGCCTGGGCGCCTTCGATGGCGATGTGTGCGTCACGAGCACGACTCCCGTGTCGTCTCCGGCGCGGAACAATGGTCTGCTGACGCCGAATCGCTGCCAGCGAATTCGGGACGTGATTGACGGAACCTCGAATACGATTGCGATCGCCGAGGCGATGTACATCGCCAACCAGGTTGACGTGAACGGCGATAACATCGGATCCGAACGGCAGTACCAGTACGGCAACATCACGACCGCCGGCGGCCCGAATTGCGACCAGATCGGCTACAACAGCAACGGCGGCTTCAATCACCTGCGATCGACCCGCAAGAAGATCAACGGTCCGTACCTGCAGGCTGCGAGCCTGCACCGCGCATTTCACAGTCGGCATGTCGGGGGCGCCCAGTTTGCGTTGTGCGACGGGTCAGTCCGCTTCATCAGCGAGAACGTCGATCACAGCGGCACGAGCATCGGCAACAACCAACAGTTCCTGAATGGTCCTTACGGGACCTACCAGCGGCTGGGCGCGATCGCTGACGGCCAACCCGTCGGCGAGTTCTGA
- the asnS gene encoding asparagine--tRNA ligase, whose protein sequence is MSLVRQTVKTLLHEGQPGATVTVAGWVRTRRDSKQGFSFIELNDGSCMANLQLVVDAGVPGFESNVKRLTTGASLKATGELKASPGSKQRVELHVSSLEVLGDADSVKYPLQKKGHSFEFLREIAHLRPRTNTFGAIARVRNCVSFSIHRFFQERGFLYVHAPIITTSDCEGAGEMFQVTTLPLDKLAAGTATKSVNYGHDFFGKKASLTVSGQLEGEIYATAVGPVYTFGPTFRAENSNTPRHLAEFWMIEPEIPFYELADNMQLAEDFIKTIIRDALAQCAEDMAFFNERIDKTILETLNHILAHEFKRVTYTEAVEILLASGKEWEYPVSWGANLQAEHERYLTEQHFKQPIIVYDYPRTLKPFYMKCNADGKTVRAMDVLVPRVGEIIGGSQREEDLDVLLTRMQECDLNPEEYWWYVDLRRFGTVPHAGFGLGLERMILLLTGMQNIRDVIPFPRTPKNAEF, encoded by the coding sequence ATGTCCCTGGTCCGTCAAACCGTCAAAACGCTTCTTCATGAGGGGCAGCCCGGAGCCACCGTGACCGTGGCCGGGTGGGTGCGGACCCGCCGCGATTCCAAGCAGGGCTTCTCGTTCATCGAGCTGAACGACGGTTCGTGCATGGCGAACCTGCAGCTCGTCGTCGACGCGGGCGTCCCCGGCTTTGAATCCAACGTCAAACGGCTCACGACCGGGGCGAGCCTGAAGGCCACGGGCGAACTCAAGGCGTCGCCCGGCTCGAAACAGCGGGTGGAACTGCATGTGTCGAGCCTGGAAGTGCTCGGCGACGCCGACTCCGTGAAGTATCCCCTGCAGAAGAAGGGGCACAGCTTCGAGTTCCTGCGGGAAATCGCCCATCTGAGGCCACGGACGAATACGTTCGGCGCGATCGCCCGGGTGCGGAACTGCGTCAGCTTTTCGATCCACCGCTTCTTCCAGGAGCGAGGATTCCTGTACGTCCACGCCCCGATCATCACGACGAGCGACTGCGAGGGAGCGGGCGAGATGTTCCAGGTGACGACCCTGCCCCTCGACAAGCTCGCGGCCGGGACGGCGACGAAGAGCGTCAACTACGGCCACGACTTCTTCGGCAAGAAAGCGTCGCTGACGGTGTCGGGGCAGCTCGAAGGCGAGATCTACGCCACGGCGGTGGGTCCGGTGTACACGTTCGGGCCGACGTTCCGGGCGGAGAACAGCAACACGCCGCGACACCTGGCGGAGTTCTGGATGATCGAGCCGGAGATCCCCTTCTACGAGCTGGCTGACAACATGCAGCTGGCGGAGGACTTCATCAAGACGATCATCCGCGATGCGCTGGCCCAATGCGCGGAGGACATGGCGTTCTTCAACGAGCGGATCGACAAGACGATCCTGGAAACGCTGAACCACATCCTGGCGCACGAGTTCAAGCGGGTGACGTATACGGAGGCGGTCGAGATCCTGCTGGCGAGCGGAAAGGAATGGGAGTATCCCGTCTCGTGGGGCGCCAATCTGCAGGCCGAGCACGAGCGATACCTGACCGAGCAGCACTTCAAGCAGCCGATCATCGTTTACGACTACCCGCGGACGCTGAAGCCGTTCTACATGAAGTGCAATGCGGACGGAAAAACCGTGCGGGCGATGGACGTGCTGGTGCCGCGTGTGGGAGAGATCATCGGCGGGAGCCAGCGCGAAGAAGATCTGGACGTGCTGCTGACCCGGATGCAGGAGTGCGACCTGAATCCCGAGGAATACTGGTGGTACGTCGACCTGCGCCGGTTCGGGACGGTTCCCCACGCGGGCTTCGGCCTGGGACTGGAGCGCATGATCCTGCTGCTGACCGGGATGCAGAACATCCGCGACGTGATTCCGTTCCCGCGGACTCCGAAGAACGCGGAATTCTGA